Proteins co-encoded in one Bradyrhizobium sp. 170 genomic window:
- a CDS encoding acyl-CoA dehydrogenase family protein, with protein MMDKAWVPARGPGLPWAAGEYELLRDQVRRFVEEEIKPRADRWEEDGFIPRPILRRMGELGFFGIRYPAEYGGAEMDATASTIFAEELGRSTYGGVAIATLVHTDMASVHVFHDGTKAQRARWMPGIISGEVITAIAITEPDAGSDVKAICTRARREGDSYVLDGTKLYITNGVHADLYCVAAKTDPSAGSHGITMFLVEKGTPGFSVARELDKHGWRSSDTAELVFDGCRIPAENVLGAEGLGFYSIMRNFQNERLVLAGMAIGAAEAAIDMTLAWVKARRAFGGVLWDMQAIRERLAMLSAKVEAGRQFLYATAWRMAADEDCLREVSMVKAICGELVNEVMYTCVQFHGAMGLMRESPIERMARDARVLSIGGGATEVMLEVVASMS; from the coding sequence ATGATGGACAAAGCTTGGGTACCGGCGCGAGGACCGGGGCTGCCTTGGGCGGCGGGGGAGTATGAGCTCTTACGCGACCAGGTGCGCCGGTTCGTCGAGGAAGAGATCAAGCCCCGTGCGGACCGCTGGGAGGAAGACGGGTTCATTCCCCGTCCGATCCTACGCCGCATGGGCGAACTCGGCTTCTTCGGCATCCGCTACCCGGCCGAGTACGGTGGTGCCGAGATGGACGCGACCGCATCCACGATCTTCGCCGAGGAGCTCGGGCGCTCGACCTATGGCGGCGTCGCCATCGCGACGCTGGTCCATACCGACATGGCTTCCGTGCATGTCTTTCACGACGGGACCAAAGCCCAGCGGGCCCGCTGGATGCCGGGCATTATCAGCGGCGAGGTGATCACCGCGATCGCCATCACGGAGCCGGATGCAGGCTCGGACGTGAAGGCCATTTGCACGCGCGCCCGCCGAGAGGGCGACTCTTACGTCCTCGACGGCACGAAGCTCTATATCACGAACGGCGTCCACGCGGATCTCTACTGCGTCGCCGCCAAGACCGATCCCTCGGCAGGAAGCCACGGGATCACGATGTTCCTCGTCGAGAAGGGTACGCCAGGCTTCAGCGTCGCCCGCGAGCTGGACAAGCACGGCTGGCGCTCCTCCGATACCGCGGAGCTCGTCTTCGACGGTTGCCGTATCCCCGCCGAGAACGTGCTCGGCGCTGAGGGACTGGGCTTCTACTCTATCATGCGCAACTTCCAGAACGAGCGCCTTGTCCTCGCCGGCATGGCGATAGGGGCGGCCGAGGCGGCGATCGATATGACCCTTGCCTGGGTGAAAGCTCGCCGCGCATTCGGGGGCGTCCTATGGGACATGCAGGCGATCCGTGAACGTCTCGCGATGCTCTCTGCAAAGGTAGAGGCAGGCCGCCAGTTTCTCTATGCCACCGCCTGGCGCATGGCGGCGGACGAAGATTGCCTGCGCGAGGTCTCGATGGTGAAGGCCATCTGCGGCGAACTCGTCAACGAGGTTATGTATACGTGCGTGCAGTTCCATGGCGCCATGGGCTTGATGCGCGAGAGCCCGATCGAGCGCATGGCGCGTGACGCCCGCGTCCTATCCATCGGCGGCGGCGCGACGGAGGTGATGCTGGAGGTGGTCGCGTCGATGTCGTGA
- the asnB gene encoding asparagine synthase B produces MCGFVGIFGFTEPLESARSRALEMAKTVRHRGPDWSGIYSSECAILAHERLSIVDVEHGAQPLLDVTAGRALAVNGEIYNHVALRDTLKLPHVWRTKSDCEIILYLYDEYGSALCNMLSGIFAFALFDERSGDFFVARDHIGIVPLYIGWGGDGATYVASEMKALDLVCETIEEFPPGHYYSGKDGQFVRWYDPQWAHTLPTKKVSLHELRTSLEAAVKQQMMCDVPYGVLISGGLDSSLIAALAARHRFRRIESGETEEAWWPRLHSFSVGLENSPDMKYARNAAAHIGTVHHEVVFTVQEGLDALPDVIRHLETFDVTTIRAGTPMYLMARKIKAMGIKMVLSGEGADEVFGGYLYFHMAPSAEEFHEETVRKLFALSRYDCCRANKATAAWGVEARVPFLDKEFLDYAMSINPAEKMCPGAKIEKGILREAFSDLLPQEILWRQKEQFSDGVGYSWIEGLRHHAENKVSDQMLAEASKRFPQQTPTSKEGYFYRTIFDGIFKNPTACLTVPIGPSIACSTPTAFLWSQQFASMDDPSGRAVKGIHIQAIDNV; encoded by the coding sequence TTGTGCGGCTTCGTTGGCATCTTCGGATTTACCGAACCGCTTGAGTCGGCACGCAGCCGGGCTCTCGAGATGGCAAAGACAGTCAGACACCGCGGGCCAGACTGGAGCGGCATTTACTCCAGCGAGTGCGCAATACTGGCGCACGAACGCCTTTCCATTGTCGACGTGGAGCACGGCGCCCAACCCCTTCTCGACGTTACCGCGGGTCGGGCTTTGGCTGTGAACGGAGAGATCTACAATCATGTCGCTTTGCGCGACACACTGAAGCTGCCGCACGTCTGGAGAACGAAATCAGACTGCGAAATTATCTTGTATCTCTACGACGAGTACGGATCAGCTTTATGCAATATGCTGAGTGGCATTTTTGCATTTGCCCTCTTCGACGAACGCAGTGGCGATTTCTTCGTCGCCCGAGACCACATCGGCATAGTTCCACTTTACATCGGATGGGGCGGCGACGGCGCAACTTACGTCGCGAGCGAAATGAAAGCTCTCGATCTCGTATGCGAGACGATCGAGGAATTTCCGCCGGGACATTACTACAGCGGCAAAGACGGACAGTTCGTCAGGTGGTATGATCCACAGTGGGCGCATACACTCCCAACCAAGAAGGTGTCCTTGCACGAGCTCCGAACTTCGCTCGAAGCTGCGGTCAAGCAGCAAATGATGTGCGATGTGCCTTACGGGGTACTTATTTCTGGTGGGCTCGACTCTTCCCTCATCGCGGCGCTCGCGGCACGCCACCGCTTCAGGCGGATCGAGTCTGGAGAGACCGAAGAAGCATGGTGGCCAAGACTACACTCGTTCTCCGTCGGCCTGGAAAACTCACCTGACATGAAGTATGCGCGAAACGCGGCGGCTCACATCGGCACGGTCCATCATGAGGTTGTTTTCACTGTACAGGAAGGATTGGACGCATTGCCAGATGTGATCCGGCACCTGGAGACCTTTGATGTCACCACCATTCGTGCCGGCACGCCGATGTACCTCATGGCGCGTAAAATAAAAGCAATGGGCATCAAAATGGTGTTGTCCGGAGAAGGCGCTGACGAAGTATTTGGCGGCTATCTCTACTTCCACATGGCACCATCAGCAGAAGAATTCCACGAGGAGACTGTCCGAAAGCTCTTTGCACTCAGCAGGTATGATTGCTGTCGTGCGAACAAGGCAACAGCTGCGTGGGGAGTCGAAGCCCGTGTGCCCTTCCTGGACAAGGAGTTCTTAGATTACGCGATGTCGATAAACCCCGCCGAGAAAATGTGCCCTGGCGCGAAAATCGAGAAGGGCATATTGCGGGAAGCATTTAGCGATCTGTTGCCGCAGGAGATCTTGTGGCGTCAAAAGGAGCAGTTTTCCGACGGAGTGGGGTACAGCTGGATTGAGGGCTTGAGGCATCATGCCGAGAATAAAGTCTCGGATCAGATGCTCGCAGAGGCTAGCAAGCGCTTTCCGCAGCAAACGCCGACTTCCAAAGAAGGATACTTCTACAGGACCATCTTTGATGGCATTTTCAAGAATCCGACAGCCTGCCTGACTGTCCCCATCGGTCCCTCGATCGCGTGCTCCACGCCGACCGCGTTTCTCTGGTCTCAACAATTTGCGAGCATGGATGACCCATCTGGAAGGGCAGTGAAAGGTATACACATTCAGGCCATTGATAACGTTTGA